Proteins from one Cryptomeria japonica chromosome 4, Sugi_1.0, whole genome shotgun sequence genomic window:
- the LOC131063580 gene encoding uncharacterized protein LOC131063580 → MMEIKRLLFLPVLFLSVISMALLNLEKSKHAGEHMEYQSYGWFRESAAWDAKNRRFVVSFMEGGLGQIGEISKEEFTVVKDGDYAGNATLGLEIDLPRGRTLVAVADLFGNNYSALAAYDMATWQRIFLVQLSSTGGAKSLADDVAVDAEGNAYVTDACGNVIWKVSPEGSMVAVISSPAFSSVPAKLPFNLVGLNGIVYHPGGYLLAVHTWAGVLFKVSLDGQHVTAVNMSSFLVMGDGLELLTPERLVVAGMPSARIVESRDDWRSAKLTHRYVGPMHRGATAVTVKDGKAFVSHVLGLGLRKRTHLITEAVFKPVSL, encoded by the coding sequence ATGATGGAGATAAAAAGACTGCTTTTCCTTCCGGTGCTCTTCCTCTCTGTAATTTCAATGGCTCTTCTCAATCTGGAGAAGAGCAAGCACGCCGGTGAGCACATGGAATACCAGAGCTACGGCTGGTTCAGAGAATCCGCCGCTTGGGACGCAAAAAACCGGAGATTTGTCGTTTCGTTCATGGAAGGTGGTTTAGGACAGATCGGCGAGATTTCTAAAGAAGAATTTACAGTCGTAAAGGACGGTGATTACGCCGGCAACGCGACGCTAGGGTTAGAAATCGACCTCCCCCGTGGTCGAACCCTCGTTGCTGTCGCGGACCTGTTTGGGAACAATTACAGCGCCCTGGCTGCTTACGACATGGCCACGTGGCAGAGGATCTTTCTTGTCCAGCTCAGCAGCACCGGGGGAGCGAAGTCCCTGGCGGATGACGTGGCAGTTGACGCGGAAGGAAACGCTTACGTCACGGATGCGTGTGGCAACGTCATCTGGAAGGTGAGTCCGGAGGGTTCTATGGTGGCCGTGATTTCTAGCCCGGCGTTTAGTTCCGTTCCGGCGAAGTTGCCGTTTAATTTGGTGGGGTTGAACGGGATTGTTTATCACCCTGGCGGTTATCTGCTTGCGGTTCATACTTGGGCCGGCGTGCTGTTTAAGGTTAGCCTTGACGGTCAGCATGTGACCGCGGTGAATATGAGCAGCTTTTTGGTGATGGGTGACGGCTTGGAGCTGCTTACGCCCGAGCGGCTGGTCGTAGCGGGTATGCCCTCCGCTAGGATTGTTGAAAGTAGAGATGATTGGCGGTCTGCTAAATTGACCCACAGGTACGTGGGGCCCATGCACCGTGGTGCTACTGCGGTTACAGTTAAGGACGGTAAGGCCTTCGTTAGTCATGTTTTGGGTTTGGGGTTGAGGAAAAGGACGCATCTTATTACCGAGGCTGTTTTTAAACCGGTCAGCCTTTAG